CAAGAATAACTTAAACCTGCACAAAGAAACAATAACAGCATAGACTTTCTAAATCTAATAGTCATAATGATTGGGATTTTGAAAATGAATGATAAGAAAAAAGATTTGCGGCAGGCAAAAGCACTAAGGTAGAACGCAACTAACTGTACGCAAAGACCTTCCACAAATCAAAACTTGTTTGAATTAAGAAAATCTAAAAACCAAGTTTTACTACATCTAAACAGATGAAAGAAAGGATATAACGAAAACCTGAGTTTTAAGTCTTAGCAAGATATAAAAAAAAGCATTTCTTTACAAAAAAAAAGCAGGTCGCATTTGAAAAATGTATTTTTTTTCTTCAAAAACATCCACAAAATAACATTTTTTATTTGTTTTTTGCTATTTTTGCAGTGTCGTTCAGTCATAGGTGGGGACACCAACGACGGCGTAAAAAAACTGCTCAAAACGAAAGTATTTTCAAAATAGTTTGCTATCTTTGTACGGTAGCGAATTTAGTGAGCGGTTATTTTTAAAACGCAAGTACAGCAACGAAAACTGTATAAAAAACAACAATGAAATTATTTGTTTGTCTTATATTCTTACTCTTTTGTAGTTATCAATCGCAGGCAGGTTGCTCCTGCGAGTTCTTTTTTGATGAAAACTATCTCAAATGGGGGAGGGACACCGTTACTATAGACCTTTGGGGATACAGCAGAATGGATTTGAATAAGCAATTTATTGTAGATTCCGTTGCAAATTTACCCGATGAGCAGCAAATTTGCATTATTGAATGTTTATTAGAAAAGTCAAAAGTAAGTGATGATATTACACTGCTTTACCATGAATACACCACAGATAAAAAAAAAATTATGTATCAGGGTTCACATCCTACACGCCGTCCTTATCCTTATAGAAGTGTAACCAGTGTATGCTATTATTTAATATCAGCTATATATTATAAAAATATTTCTTATATACATCAAATAACTTTCCCCACAAAAAAACACAAACAAAATGTACTAAAAAAAGCAAATGGTATAATGTATAAAATAAAAAGAAAAATATATAGAACTAAAAAAGACAAAAAATAGAAGAATATGGATATAATAATCTTAGATATGGTTTTAAGGGCGAAGTTCCTAATAAAGCAGACTTGGATATACATGATGAAGAGTTATACAATGTTCACAAAGCGTGGATAAATACGCTTAAACAAATTGGTATGGAAGAGGCTCGTTTGAGGAATATTCACCCGTTAATCAACAGTGAATTTGAGTGGCGAAGTTCTATTTCCAAAAAAAAGGTAGAATAGTTAAAATTTCTATCGTCCTCAAAAAAGATGAATTTTTTTACACGCTTAATTATTTTGTAGCCAATTATCAGGCAAATAGTTTGAGAACTTAGTGGTTACTCGCCCTTCCCTAAGGCAGCAAACGGGAAGCCCAAAAAAAACTGCTCAAAACGAAAGTATTTTCAAAATAGTTTTATATTTGAAAAAAACTAACAGTTATTTAAAACTGTTAGTTTTTTGATGATACATATTTACTTGTCTTTGGGTTTTGTAAAATAGGCGTGAAGCAAGAGCGGAATCCAACCCAAAACGGGTATAAAATGGGCTATAGAAAGCGGATTGCGCAAGGTTAGGAGAAAGAAATCATACCATTTTACTTTCATTTTGAAATTGCGCTTGCCTTTGTTGTAGAGCCTATCAAATTCGTAGAAAAGCGCAGGCCAGCCAAAAGGATAAAGGGCGGGAAATTTGCCAATGCGCTCGTGTTTTGCCTTGAAAAACTCCTTGAATTGATAGGGCGACTTGCCGTATTTGCGCACGCCTTCGTCGAGTTCTGCCTGCACTTGGGCGTTGATTTTGTCGCGCACCTGCTCTATTTCGGCTTGTGTAATGTCTTCAAAGGACTTATCGGGGTCGTCTAAAAGGGCGTAGGGGTCTATGCGTTTGCCCATGACGTAGGTCATTTTGGCAGGGAAGCCGCAATAGAAAATCCAAGGAATGGTCAGGGCAAGGGTCGTGATAAGTCCCATCGGGAGGAAGGGCATGCCTATTTTATTGACAAGGCGATTGACGGCGGGGAAACTATAGACATAGGGGTTGATGTACTCGGCATTGACCGTTGCAAAGGGTATGATGTCGGTCTTGTATTTGAGTGCCATACGCACAAAAGAGGTAGAAAACCGTTGGAGTTGGTATTTTCTATTAAAACCCTTTCCAATTCCGGGTACGCCTTCGGGGTAAATCAAGATGTTGTAGTCATTGAACTGCATCATGGTCTCGAAATTGAGCGTAGTGGCATCTACACAGCCTACCTTTTTCCAAAGGCGATGAATCATAAAAGGATTCATCAAAGCCGTCTGTGAGAGCATGGGAGCGGAAAGCGGACGGATACAGTCGGAGGAAAAGTTATGACGACGAAACAGCTCGGCGGCGAAAATCATGCCGTCCCAAGGGAACGCCATGCCAGAGTGGTTGCTAATAAAAATTAGCGGTCGGTCGGGATTGTTGCGCTTGGGAAGCTCATCGAAACCAATAAATTCGGAGCGGTAGTAGGCTTTATCCATCGGTTCTATCACATTCTCGACGAGCAGGCGCGTGTATTCAAGGTCAAAATAGCGCGTATAGACGTATTTATTATTTTCTACTTCGGCAGGAACTTGTGGAGTTTGTGCCGTCATCACTTTTTTATGCGTATCTTTCATACTTTTCAGAACTTTTTTTTGTGTGGAGGGCAGCGGCAGGCTGTCGTTTGTGTAGGCTAAGAATCTATTTGCAAAAGACGCAACGAAGGCGGCAAAAAGGGCATCTTTGGTCTTTACAAAGGTTTTGACACACAATTTAATACTTTTTAGGGTAGAAAAGCAAATCTAAAGCCTGCGGAAACGATTTTTATTTTGCGATGTCGTTTTTTTGTGCCTTTTTTACTTTTGCGATTCAAAGAAAAAAGAGTAT
The Hugenholtzia roseola DSM 9546 DNA segment above includes these coding regions:
- a CDS encoding 1-acyl-sn-glycerol-3-phosphate acyltransferase, with the protein product MCVKTFVKTKDALFAAFVASFANRFLAYTNDSLPLPSTQKKVLKSMKDTHKKVMTAQTPQVPAEVENNKYVYTRYFDLEYTRLLVENVIEPMDKAYYRSEFIGFDELPKRNNPDRPLIFISNHSGMAFPWDGMIFAAELFRRHNFSSDCIRPLSAPMLSQTALMNPFMIHRLWKKVGCVDATTLNFETMMQFNDYNILIYPEGVPGIGKGFNRKYQLQRFSTSFVRMALKYKTDIIPFATVNAEYINPYVYSFPAVNRLVNKIGMPFLPMGLITTLALTIPWIFYCGFPAKMTYVMGKRIDPYALLDDPDKSFEDITQAEIEQVRDKINAQVQAELDEGVRKYGKSPYQFKEFFKAKHERIGKFPALYPFGWPALFYEFDRLYNKGKRNFKMKVKWYDFFLLTLRNPLSIAHFIPVLGWIPLLLHAYFTKPKDK